The Branchiostoma lanceolatum isolate klBraLanc5 chromosome 19, klBraLanc5.hap2, whole genome shotgun sequence DNA segment CTTTGcttcatctttttcttgtttttttacttctttcTTCAGACGTCTCAGCCTCAGTTCCATGTCCGAGCCACGTCTCTTCTTGGCCCGGCGGAGGTGTCTTCGCTCCTCTTCGTCGCTAGAATCTCTACGAGAGTAAGACGCAGCGTTTATCAAAAGAGAGAACTTCCAATATCCTAACCAATTTATGAAAAAGGATAAGGATTTGTGCATTCAAACCCTGCTAACAAATGAACGCATATCCGGTAAATAGTGTGTTATCATGGCTTCACGATGTTGTAGTATGCAAAAAATGTCGTTTTCATTAATACTCCTGTGGGGCTTCAGGCCTTAGTGACCGACTAAAGAGATCGTTTCTTATCTGCCCCCCATTTTTCTCAGtgataattcaaaatcaaaaaaaGGGAAAGGATTCTAACTAAAGTAAGATGACGCTCAAAAAGATTTCAGATTTATCTTCATTTGTAACTATGGTCAAGAACGTAAGCCCCCCAAATTTGTTAGAAATGTTTGTTAGTAACTTTCCTGTAACTTTCGGAACCCAGGAACGTGATCGACCCACCGTTCTTCACTAACATATGCAGCATCTGAGTAGTCCACAGGGCGCATGCACAGCGTGCAGGTGTTGTTGATCTGGATCCAGCAGTCCAAACAAAAGATCCCTGAGTAGGGAGGGAAAAGTACTTTTTGTTTCTTGGCTATGAAAGGGTATGGCCATCTCAGCCCGGCTAGCTCAGTCGGTAGAGCATGGGACTCTTAATCCCAGGGTCGTGGGTTCGAGCCCCACGTTGGGCGAATGTGGGTTTTTTCTCTGTCCTTAAGTTTCCTTGAAGTTTACGAATTTCCATTTCATCAGATTTATTGTCTGAGGAATGTAGTggaatacttttagatattgtCAAATTTATTGTCTATGAGATATAGGGAATAATGACGTAGCACATACCTTTGCAGCCGGCATTTTCACAGtgtttgaacttttgtttgTCCTCATGCTTTCCCGGTTTGGCGCAAGATATACAGTACTTTTTCCCTTTCCAGCCACACATTTTCAACAGCCTCTCAACGCATGGAAAGCTGtcgatatatatgatataagaaAAGACAAACCAAATTACTAGTATGATACAAAATAGTACAGTGCATAGAATATACAGTACTGCTATGCTGGATATATATTGAAAGTCATGTTTTGTAGATTCAAAGGAAGGAATGATTGACAAAGGTAACTGTGTGATTACGCAAATCTCACAGTTCCAGCACCGACATGTATTgtgggtaaggtcagaggttgAGGCCCCTCAGAAGTAACAAACATCCACGtagaaacatttcaaacacgTATAGACAAAAAGAAGTTCTATTTACAAATGAGGGACCTTAAACTTTAACCTTacaccacaatgcatcacgactgcacatgcgcacccGGAATTGTGAGATGCCTTATTATTTCCTTCATTTGTTTTGTTCGAACACTGATACctaggctctagatattgatacgaaGCACTGGGAGAACCTCGCAAATTATCGTTCCAGATGGAGATGCACATTGTCCAGGCAGCTGAAATCAGTAGACGCCAGACTGATACGCAGCGCAAAAGAAAAGCGTATCCACGggaaagaactttgcaacagaactgagtcagcttaatAAGCTGTGACCTAtttggcagagactgtcattctcgcaTAGGACTGTTAATCCTTGCCAATGCTGTAAGGCTGGCGGGAATAAGGATTTCatcatggtcaatactgaccgacagaGGCCATATTACCataccatattttttttttaatgttcacaAACATCTGTGTAATTCCTTTAAACGATATACATTTAGCAAATAAACAGGTTGATTTGGGTAGCTATGTGTTATTGTTGCCAGTCATCATAAAGACACTTGAGAggacaaagaaagaaaggaaaattaaatcaaataaaacaatgtaaaatgaaatagaataaaataaaaagagcACACATAAATGGACACTGTCACAGAAAAAGATAGCCCCTGATTCGGATACGCATCAAAATTCACAGTACAGTAGATACACATATATCTTGGTCCATCTCATAAATCTTGGTACATCTTTTTCACAATTCGTTGTGCGCATATTTGCTGTTCACATTAGGctttctttatttcaacatATACAAGTGTAGTATTACCATACCTTGATGCACATCTGTCCAGCACGTTGGAGTCGTATGCTTCTCGATCTGGCTCAAAGGAAACCTCCTGGTCCGCCTCTTCTGCCATTTTTTCTATCCCTTTTCGCAGTACCCACTTTCTCAGGGTTGCCACCAGGCCTCCCCGTCTCtgaaaaatatacacatacatatatacgtaTTAGATTAATGGAACTTATCATTTAGTTTTTCAGTTTCTATCATCATGTTACTTAATTGACGACCTGTACCGCAACCCAGGTCGCGCGGTATCTCACGAGACttgggccgccatgttgttttcaAACTGATTGTGTGTAACGGTATATTTGGATATTAGCGTCATAAACAGAGCAGGAAACAGATTGAAATTAGGTTATATTCCTTCTTTCAGACGGAAACATTTTTCTTACTCAGTCTCTcattcaacaaacaaataaacaaacagtgtATTACATATGGAAATTTAATTGGGTGTATGATTGATAAATATGTAATTAAAGCAAcacagaaagaaaattacaacATTAAAAGTGTAGACCTTCAGCATGTGGTTGTAGAGCCAGACAATCCGTTCTCGTTCCCGCTCGGGAAAGTAGCTGGCGCAGGTCGCTCTGCGCAGGCGCAATCCATAGGCCTCGAAAAATACCGTGAACAGGCAAGCACCGTAGATGAATCctgatgaaaatgataaaatggtAGCCATTTTGATTGAAATAAATTTATAAGGAATTATTGGATCTGTATATAACGGCTTTGTCAattcaaaaatgacaaaatctaTAACATCGCCGTGAAACTTAATTTATATTGTATTGAAAACAGGAAAACAGGATTTTGTCATGAGTGAAAACAACTATCGGTCAGCTGATGATGCAACATGTCGTAGTGATGATGCAACTTATTCTTGTTAATATCTACATAATACATTTCCTTATTCACCTGCTCCTACCTACTTTCTTACCCTCTATCCCTTACCTATTTTATTGTTCAATTGCCCATACCTATCTTCCTGTAGATTGAAAGGTCTGGGAATCTTGGATTAGGTAAACATTTGGATGTATCGAAGGTAAAGTCTTCTTCCGCCAAGGGGTCGAAACTGGTGATGAGCACCCGGAACATGTCCGCCAGCATACCGTCACCGTTCACCTGCATGCCGATACGGTATGGGGCTATGGAAAGGGACGGATGaaattgtatcatatcataagaTGGCCAATATAAAAAAGCTAACTTAATGCCGATGCATTGTTTTAATACTACTGTAAATATtgcattattgatcctgaagaaggcgacagtggtcgttgaaaatttgatccgtgaatacattagtgttggaagaaagtttagcattgtatcattGTACTACTGTGAATCCTTTTAAATGTGTAATGTCTTATTTGTAGACCaagtgtaatatacatgtacggaAGGCAATCAGCCTTTGCAAGTATCACATAGCATTGTGAATATCCAGTACCAACACCCAACTGGAACGAAGCGCTATCTGTCAAGTGCTATCCCAGCTATGATTAGGCTTTTAAATGGACTGGAGACCTAGTAACCCTATCTAAGCTAAGTACAAATAGACTTTATAATATTCAGCCACAAATATATCGTAATGTAATTAACGTCACAATTCGAAAGTGTGTGTAATTGCAAATTTTgaatattctaaatatttttgaTGGTGTAATCTTCTACGTGTAAacaattttaatcttttatgTAGACATTGGTATATGTAAACAAGCTGACAATTCGGCCGTTAGGCCGCGAccaggttgttgtttttctgaggaaattgaataaaccattctactactactactactactgactCACGGTTCGCGTCTATCTTCATGTCTGCGTTGAGGGCGACCATGAAGAGCAGCCACCACTGCGCCCAGTCCATGCCCATGATGAACCCGCCGTAAATCACGTTAATCAGCCAGAAGATCAGGCCTCTCCCCAGTTTGGACTTCTCCGCCTTTGCCATGCGGAAACCCGCTGGAATGAAcgaaatagtaaaaaaaaggatttaACATCCATAAACATTAAGGAACACATGGAGGAGGGACCTAGTGGCCGATGTGaaggcatccggacacacaTGGGAGCAGCTGGTAGAGAGGGCCCAGGATCGCAAAGGATGGAGGCACCTAGCTAGTCCGTGGCCAATGCCCAAGGATGGGCGACAGGcccaagtaagtaagtaaggaaacattaatccgcctggttacataaatccaccactttgtgaaaaacagtgggtttgagatatctctataAATTATGCAGGAGTACATTAAACTGTGCGTTAAGGAATCATCAAAACACCATATATTCGTGCCGTGAACTTGCTTGCTTTTCTCACAAGGTAGTCCAGGTGATAACTCAGGCACTTACCGGGATGGATGTAATTGTAGTAGTCTCTCATATCTAGAGGCAGGACGGTTTCCTTCCACATGTCATTCCGCTTCTTGTCCATCGCTTTGAACTCCTCCGTGATGTATAGGTTGTCAAACCGGTCCTTGGTCATGAACTTCCTCCGGTAGCTCGCAGCCCTGGAACAAAATGATGAAGTCCATATTCTGTTAACCTGATGAGGCAATGAAATATCCAGGTTTAATAAATTAGCATGCCGGGAAATCAGTACGTCATCATCACGTGAGTGCAAATATCTTATATCAGGTCATTAATGGTTTAACCAACCAGCGTGGTGGACTGAGCCTACGTCACAATCACGTGGGTGAAAACACCTATACATAAGGACCTTAATGTTTTAACCAAACAGCATGACGGACAATCATTACGTTATAGTAACTCCAAGTGTCTTTGCCACCGGAGATCCGCGTCTGAAGACTGCTAATTGTCATTGTCTGCCAACATGTGATGTCTTGATTGACAGGATAGTTTATATGAAGCAGCGTGGCGCAGCGGAAGCGTGCTGGGCCCATAACCCAGAGGTCGGTGGATCGAAACCACCCGCTGCTAGCATAGTTTTTTCTCCAAATGACTGagatttcttttacattttatatAGTTCACCGGAGTTGATATCTTTCTATGATACACATATTTATGACATATTTCAGAACCAAACTAATATGATAATATCTGAATGTCCTTCCCAAATGTCatcattttatttcatcttttattAGTCAGTTCGCCATGAATACATTGATACATGAACAGCCAGGGTAGACCAACTAGCGAATGGCTATTTTAAGGACCTAACCTGGGAAAGATACAATCAATACGTTACACACACAATCCATAAGTTACTGGATTAAAAAGTagcttacgccaaaaatagttactcaagcaactggatacaatttttgaaacagtcggacgttttagacagcatccaagtcactgacgaaagacagcggatgctgcctgaaacgtctgactgtttcaaaaatgtatccagttgcttgagtaactatttttggcgtatctttctacctggatgtctaaccttcatcaacgtaaaaagTAACTTACTTGAGGTACAAGACGAGAAAAGTGATGACCATGATGTTGCTGACTGCTCCTATACATTTTCTGAACGTCTCAGTTCTTCCTTTGATTTCATTAAGGATTTCTTCCTGTAAAGTCAAAGCTTAATATTAGTAGTGCACCGAATGCAACATACTTACCAAGTACCAAACAAAGTCATATTCAAGGTGGAAAACGATTCATTGTCTTGCAAATTATTATCAAATAAACCGGACGGAATAAAACGCGACCATCATTACTAGTTGTCTGCAACGAGGCTGGCACATCTCTAGCTGAGACAAACAGTAGTGCAGATAGCCCGGCTAGCTCAGTCGGTAGAGCATGGGACTCTTAATCCCAGGGTCGTGGGTTCGAGCCCCACGTTGGGCGAATATAACTTTTGTCTCTTAGAGCAGTTTCTATCAAAACAACTCTCTGTAATCGCATGGCAGTTATATGTCGAGTTTAGCCGCTTGCTTCCTGTTTTGTCTTACAACGAGATAATGCAAAAACGAAATTTGCttcatttgatagacatttGCAATTACATTTCCTTCACTCCACTGAACATTTCACGATAcagaataaatcaaacaactggatgGATAAAGTATCAAAAGACGTTTTAAATAGCATCCAATATCTTTCACCTGTTACTGATGTCGTTGGATGAAGGGCATTAGATACAATTTGAAACTTCTGGCTCTTTAGAGAAGTTATTAATTTGCCTGCTTAACTTTGCCTGATACAATATTCTACCTAAAttgtaaccttcatcgatgcTTGATATTTCGCTACATGAtacgtgccccccccccccccccccccatccagCACACGCAAAACTTACCCTAATTTCTTTGCCTGACTTGGAGAAATCCTTGGTAAGTGTATAGTTGTGGTAGATATCCACGTCAAAGTAGAACTCGCGCTCCAGGTTTTCCATCACCTTTACCGCAGCTGAAAGTTGACGAGTAAAAAGTAACTTAAAAACTTTAAATtctgaaaatcatttttcacaACACTACGAGACAACTTTCTGCTTTGCTTGTGTTTCAATATAATCAAATTCATTCATGGCCGTTATTCCTTTTTATacctgtaaccaaggaggttatatagcctTGCTGTAACGAATAGCAGAAAGAATTGTATCATATGATAAGTGCTAGAGTTCCCTGATTTCCTACTTTTGCCAAATGATGCTAACATTATATAAATGATTACATTTCTTTCACAACTAATATACCACAAAGAACACTGCAGTAGTAAAACCAGGGGAAGGATTTTAGAACACGAGATTTCAACCCCGGAAGTTCCGCGGTCACACAGCAGGAAGCCGGAAGGAGGCCCATTACAGAACCTGATCTTCGTCTCCCCAATACCTACCCAACTACCAAATCAACAGCTTCTCAAATGATGTTTATAGAAATGCGCAGATAGTTACACAGCCAGTCCAGATCCCCATAACAGAATCAAAAGTATAGCCTTCTGACAATAGTAATAAAGTGCAATTAATGTTTATAACGTAGGATTTTTTTCTACTTACGGGCAACAATCAGCTTCTGAGCCATCTTTCCGATCTTATCCGGTATGTGACAGAAAAGGGCACCGGAAGCAACTTTGGAAATAAGAAAGAGCACACGTTATCAAAAACTTGTCTTACCTGTCATAGAATTTAAGAAATGAACAAATCCTACTGTATCATAAAAATTGTGAAAGTGACTACAGGGAGTGGTGGTTGTTAGTTAGATTAAGTTCAAAGAAACAATTGTCGCCCAATGTGGGGCTCGAACCCACGACCCTGGG contains these protein-coding regions:
- the LOC136425393 gene encoding DC-STAMP domain-containing protein 2-like, whose translation is MSAVLKTLGKCCFKCFGKCCKKCCKKLCKKCAKKCAKQCAKCCKKRCKKCCKDRLKKMAKNKAQKMMEEHGEQVKASAGIERAKELAKQYHPHGKWDERCSCTICIKCVEKLCCCCCSSEVKESSNPIRRCCIAGTRENSIAKIFFGFLSGLLLTVLLYYLMIHHMNYSKKSADTAGCILGVILSVGMAVSAKFRCTILLMLPNFFSSRGRSVAMAYAMVLVMSGPYGNLQHNIEVGSRSMSCGSELAANQSEALADLIMSPVAHVIDAVESVINQLKEAAEKAKKAFIAVRNAMLAVGNAIKKAAEWLGNLGNVCNEKLGGPGEMCRKGILGAYNNCLSKGLGGLCEIVNVGKLCDIADIASGALFCHIPDKIGKMAQKLIVAPAVKVMENLEREFYFDVDIYHNYTLTKDFSKSGKEIREEILNEIKGRTETFRKCIGAVSNIMVITFLVLYLKAASYRRKFMTKDRFDNLYITEEFKAMDKKRNDMWKETVLPLDMRDYYNYIHPAGFRMAKAEKSKLGRGLIFWLINVIYGGFIMGMDWAQWWLLFMVALNADMKIDANPPYRIGMQVNGDGMLADMFRVLITSFDPLAEEDFTFDTSKCLPNPRFPDLSIYRKIGFIYGACLFTVFFEAYGLRLRRATCASYFPERERERIVWLYNHMLKRRGGLVATLRKWVLRKGIEKMAEEADQEVSFEPDREAYDSNVLDRCASSFPCVERLLKMCGWKGKKYCISCAKPGKHEDKQKFKHCENAGCKGIFCLDCWIQINNTCTLCMRPVDYSDAAYVSEERDSSDEEERRHLRRAKKRRGSDMELRLRRLKKEVKKQEKDEAKKLKTLHEEQLLTSSSEDSDDESDENDADTDLDLNYQYNSADSESDSEEYDATRVRSNIELVTYEDVTCAVEHNQDDWNYIGQDQAYQYGYDEQGYAPPYGYDDLTDIRIDRQ